Proteins encoded in a region of the Augochlora pura isolate Apur16 chromosome 4, APUR_v2.2.1, whole genome shotgun sequence genome:
- the LOC144469459 gene encoding ADP-ribosylhydrolase ARH3 isoform X3 produces the protein MTYSVAKSLVETKKMDVVDMAKRFVKHYYQEPNRGYGANIATVFQKLRGNKFTDIINPAKNQFNGEGSYGNGGAMRVTPIALYCYKDYDCLVDTVRQATQITHTHPEAINGSILQATAIHQSLLLDPREQLNVQSFVDKLINKMEKIETDEDDLGLSEPKPYKTQLNVLKSLITTEGEGPHEETVALKLGTNISALYSVPTAIFCFLRAQQPINGIETKSPFRRAIQYAISLGGDTDTIGSMTGAIAGAFYGEKEINSNLLQHCEDSEEFKNLADQLFDITMA, from the exons ATGACTTACTCCGTGGCAAAGTCTTTAGTGGAGACAAAAAAAATGGATGTTGTTGACATGGCAAAAAGATTTGTCAAGCATTATTATCAAGAACCTAATCGTGGCTATGGTGCTAATATTGCAACA GTATTCCAAAAATTACGTGGTAACAAGTTTACGGATATCATAAATCCAGCAAAAAACCAATTTAATGGTGAAGGATCATATGGAAATGGTGGCGCTATGAGAGTTACACCTATTGCTTTATATTGTTACAAAGATTATGATTGCCTTGTAGATACTGTAAGGCAAGCTACTCAAATAACTCATACTCACCCGGAAGCAATAAATGGTTCTATTTtacaa GCTACAGCAATTCACCAAAGTCTATTGTTAGATCCTAGGGAACAACTCAATGTTCAAAGTTTTGTTGATAAGTTAAtcaataaaatggaaaaaattgaGACAGATGAAGACGA TTTAGGTTTATCAGAACCAAAACCGTACAAAACACAGTTGAATGTATTAAAAAGCTTAATAACGACAGAGGGTGAAGGACCACATGAAGAAACAGTAGCACTAAAATTAGGAACTAATATTTCGGCTTTATATTCGGTGCCAACTgctatattttgtttcttgaGAGCACAGCAACCAATCAATGGTATAGAAACAAAAAGTCCATTTAGACGGGCAATCCAATATGCG ATTAGTTTGGGTGGTGATACAGATACTATTGGTAGTATGACTGGTGCAATTGCTGGTGCATTTTATGgagaaaaggaaattaattcaaatctTCTGCAACATTGTGAAGACtccgaagaatttaaaaacctAGCTGATCAGTTATTTGATATAACAATGGCATAa
- the LOC144469459 gene encoding ADP-ribosylhydrolase ARH3 isoform X2: MELSLLRSKFRGSMLGALIGDCLGNPYENEELLTTGMKLVLQRSLDKLEGPPFKDDSAMTYSVAKSLVETKKMDVVDMAKRFVKHYYQEPNRGYGANIATVFQKLRGNKFTDIINPAKNQFNGEGSYGNGGAMRVTPIALYCYKDYDCLVDTVRQATQITHTHPEAINGSILQATAIHQSLLLDPREQLNVQSFVDKLINKMEKIETDEDDLGLSEPKPYKTQLNVLKSLITTEGEGPHEETVALKLGTNISALYSVPTAIFCFLRAQQPINGIETKSPFRRAIQYAISLGGDTDTIGSMTGAIAGAFYGEKEINSNLLQHCEDSEEFKNLADQLFDITMA, encoded by the exons ATGGAACTTTCATTACTGAGAAGTAAATTTCGTGGCTCTATGCTGGGTGCCTTAATTGGCGATTGTTTAGGTAATCCCTATGAAAATGAAGAACTATTAACGACAGGCATGAAATTAGTTTTACAACGATCCCTTGATAAATTGGAGGGTCCACCTTTCAAAG ATGATTCTGCGATGACTTACTCCGTGGCAAAGTCTTTAGTGGAGACAAAAAAAATGGATGTTGTTGACATGGCAAAAAGATTTGTCAAGCATTATTATCAAGAACCTAATCGTGGCTATGGTGCTAATATTGCAACA GTATTCCAAAAATTACGTGGTAACAAGTTTACGGATATCATAAATCCAGCAAAAAACCAATTTAATGGTGAAGGATCATATGGAAATGGTGGCGCTATGAGAGTTACACCTATTGCTTTATATTGTTACAAAGATTATGATTGCCTTGTAGATACTGTAAGGCAAGCTACTCAAATAACTCATACTCACCCGGAAGCAATAAATGGTTCTATTTtacaa GCTACAGCAATTCACCAAAGTCTATTGTTAGATCCTAGGGAACAACTCAATGTTCAAAGTTTTGTTGATAAGTTAAtcaataaaatggaaaaaattgaGACAGATGAAGACGA TTTAGGTTTATCAGAACCAAAACCGTACAAAACACAGTTGAATGTATTAAAAAGCTTAATAACGACAGAGGGTGAAGGACCACATGAAGAAACAGTAGCACTAAAATTAGGAACTAATATTTCGGCTTTATATTCGGTGCCAACTgctatattttgtttcttgaGAGCACAGCAACCAATCAATGGTATAGAAACAAAAAGTCCATTTAGACGGGCAATCCAATATGCG ATTAGTTTGGGTGGTGATACAGATACTATTGGTAGTATGACTGGTGCAATTGCTGGTGCATTTTATGgagaaaaggaaattaattcaaatctTCTGCAACATTGTGAAGACtccgaagaatttaaaaacctAGCTGATCAGTTATTTGATATAACAATGGCATAa
- the Rbsn-5 gene encoding rabenosyn-5 yields MACSEQILEGFICPICMAEFKAPTQLTKHFEDDHKDDSETVKLLKDLIGKAKKILKQEEMPESFVPHIEQRSTELNWGHQEIGEIKSHTAYFKEIRNPRLEHSSAETNKRLIRLDKLLNNLPTDPGDRKVHERTIVHWIDERDVKLCPNCAKTFHIARRKHHCRLCGAVMCHNCTVFLSLQDARKMTSPVSVQGDSAVSPTSERPISEGFGLTKLARSPSSSSLNSVLSLVNDSVSNEENFKICMYCANLLDAREKQKAKHFDKPILCQFYEKMKAYMEEASEHIEMYTKMWKSLSQGESTYNLEDAQALRLKIAKLGENIDLISKRISVLGTKCVENPPQAQEVRLHYMVRISAVTFLKEVLLSVQPLPTPELYAKYQQKRQLELEAKRQLEEEQREKSKELRKREMSSNEIRPYSKENEPVVVLNQAQGWGPSNIAPKMPSSKDPIIEQMNNLQAYIKQARDDCRYDEVNTLENNLRELRSLYFTMNQSNNSDE; encoded by the exons ATGGCTTGTAGCGAACAAATATTGGAAGGGTTTATTTGTCCAATATGTATGGCAGAATTTAAAGCACCAACACAACTAACCAAACATTTCGAAGATGATCATAAGGACGACTCAGAAACAGTGAAATTGCTTAAAG atctTATTGGCAAGGCTAAAAAGATTTTGAAACAAGAAGAAATGCCAGAATCGTTTGTACCACATATAGAGCAACGTAGTACAGAATTAAATTGGGGACACCAAGAAATTG gtgaaataaaatcacacacagcatattttaaagaaataagaaatccAAGATTGGAACATTCCTCCGCAGAAACAAATAAACGTCTGATAAGgctagataaattattaaataatttaccaaCTGATCCTGGTGACAGAAAAG TTCACGAGCGCACAATTGTGCACTGGATAGATGAAAGAGATGTAAAATTATGTCCCAATTGTGCAAAGACTTTCCATATTGCTAGAAGGAAACATCACTGTAGACTTTGTGGAGCTGTTATGTGCCACAATTGTACAGTGTTCTTATCTTTGCAAGATGCAA GAAAAATGACAAGTCCTGTATCTGTACAAGGCGATTCTGCAGTTTCTCCCACTTCTGAAAGACCAATTTCAGAAGGCTTTGGTCTTACAAAGTTGGCTAGATCACCTTCTAGTAGTAGTTTGAATAGTGTTCTATCATTAGTCAATGATTCGGTATctaatgaagaaaattttaaaatttgtatgtattGTGCAAATTTGTTAGAtgcgagagagaaacagaaagcaAAACATTTTGATAAACCGATTTTGTGTCAGTTTTATGAAAAGATGAAGGCTTATATGGAAGAAGCATCAGAACATATAGAAATGTACACTAAAATGTGGAAATCTCTCag TCAAGGAGAAAGTACGTATAATCTAGAAGATGCACAAGCTCTGAGACTTAAGATTGCTAAACTAGGTGAAAATATAGACTTAATCAGCAAACGAATATCTGTATTGGGCACGAAATGTGTGGAAAATCCTCCTCAAGCACAAGAAGTCAGATTACACTATATGGTCAGAATATCTGCagtgacatttttaaaagaagtGCTACTAAGTGTACAACCTTTGCCAACGCCAGAGCTGTATGCAAAATATCAACAAAAACGTCAGTTGGAATTAGAAGCGAAGAGACAACTAGAAGAAGAACAGAGGGAGAAATCGAAAGAGTTACGTAAAAGAGAAATGTCAAGTAATGAAATTCGACCTTACTCGAAAGAAAATgag CCAGTAGTAGTGTTGAATCAAGCACAAGGCTGGGGACCTTCTAATATAGCACCTAAGATGCCTTCGTCTAAGGATCCTATAATTGAACAAATGAATAATCTTCAAGCTTACATTAAACAAGCTAGAGATGATTGCAGGTATGATGAAGTTAATACATTAGAAAACAATCTCAGAGAACTTCGAAGTCTTTATTTCACTATGAATCAGAGTAATAATAGCGACGAATAA
- the LOC144469459 gene encoding ADP-ribosylhydrolase ARH3 isoform X1 has protein sequence MELSLLRSKFRGSMLGALIGDCLGNPYENEELLTTGMKLVLQRSLDKLEGPPFKAPVMKFTDDSAMTYSVAKSLVETKKMDVVDMAKRFVKHYYQEPNRGYGANIATVFQKLRGNKFTDIINPAKNQFNGEGSYGNGGAMRVTPIALYCYKDYDCLVDTVRQATQITHTHPEAINGSILQATAIHQSLLLDPREQLNVQSFVDKLINKMEKIETDEDDLGLSEPKPYKTQLNVLKSLITTEGEGPHEETVALKLGTNISALYSVPTAIFCFLRAQQPINGIETKSPFRRAIQYAISLGGDTDTIGSMTGAIAGAFYGEKEINSNLLQHCEDSEEFKNLADQLFDITMA, from the exons ATGGAACTTTCATTACTGAGAAGTAAATTTCGTGGCTCTATGCTGGGTGCCTTAATTGGCGATTGTTTAGGTAATCCCTATGAAAATGAAGAACTATTAACGACAGGCATGAAATTAGTTTTACAACGATCCCTTGATAAATTGGAGGGTCCACCTTTCAAAG CTCCTGTCATGAAGTTTACAGATGATTCTGCGATGACTTACTCCGTGGCAAAGTCTTTAGTGGAGACAAAAAAAATGGATGTTGTTGACATGGCAAAAAGATTTGTCAAGCATTATTATCAAGAACCTAATCGTGGCTATGGTGCTAATATTGCAACA GTATTCCAAAAATTACGTGGTAACAAGTTTACGGATATCATAAATCCAGCAAAAAACCAATTTAATGGTGAAGGATCATATGGAAATGGTGGCGCTATGAGAGTTACACCTATTGCTTTATATTGTTACAAAGATTATGATTGCCTTGTAGATACTGTAAGGCAAGCTACTCAAATAACTCATACTCACCCGGAAGCAATAAATGGTTCTATTTtacaa GCTACAGCAATTCACCAAAGTCTATTGTTAGATCCTAGGGAACAACTCAATGTTCAAAGTTTTGTTGATAAGTTAAtcaataaaatggaaaaaattgaGACAGATGAAGACGA TTTAGGTTTATCAGAACCAAAACCGTACAAAACACAGTTGAATGTATTAAAAAGCTTAATAACGACAGAGGGTGAAGGACCACATGAAGAAACAGTAGCACTAAAATTAGGAACTAATATTTCGGCTTTATATTCGGTGCCAACTgctatattttgtttcttgaGAGCACAGCAACCAATCAATGGTATAGAAACAAAAAGTCCATTTAGACGGGCAATCCAATATGCG ATTAGTTTGGGTGGTGATACAGATACTATTGGTAGTATGACTGGTGCAATTGCTGGTGCATTTTATGgagaaaaggaaattaattcaaatctTCTGCAACATTGTGAAGACtccgaagaatttaaaaacctAGCTGATCAGTTATTTGATATAACAATGGCATAa